Part of the Metarhizium brunneum chromosome 6, complete sequence genome is shown below.
ACGAACTTCGAGACCGACCATGCGGACGAAAAAAGCGGAGAGTTGTGTGGTTTTGCTGCGGGATAGGAGCGACGGGCCGTGCATGTCAGACTGCAGGAAGGGGATGAGGTAGGGGCGGGCTTGGCTGACGATGAAGTGGTTAACATTGAAAAGTTCGGCGATGCGTTGGAGAGGAGAGTCCCGGTCCGTGTAAGAGGTGTGTGTCCAGTGGCGGAAGTTGGTAGTGTTGGCAGCGGCCCATGGCACGATGGTGCCGtggacgtctttggcgaggATTTTGACTTTGCGGGAGCCGTAGAGCGAGGGAGACGAGGCATTAGATGCTACGGCGGCCGTCCATATCAACTGGTTTCGCACTGTCAGTTGAATGCTCAGATATAACGCGTGGATTGGGGAGCGGGGAGTAACTCACAACGTTCGGGGCCGTGATATAATTCATGAGAGTCGGCACGCCACCCTGACTCTCCGTAGCAACAGTAATGTTGAGGACCCTCTTACTCCGATTGTAGGCCTCTTCAAAGGTTAAATCACCCACATTCGCCCTTACACAATCCTCCAGCACTGTAACATCCAAAAAGTATCCTTCGCGAGAAAACCTCCGCAGTCGTCGCATCAACGTCGCCCATCTCGATTTGAACGTCTGTTCACGGGGTATCACTCCACTCTCTGACCTGCCTTTCGATGCAAACGCCGAGACGTCAATGCCGTCGCCTGTCAAGATACTGGGTAGTTCTTCTTCTGTATGTATAGCCACCAAGGCGGCTATCAGGGCACCCGTCCCTGTTCCAGTAATGATGCGAGGAAGGAGACCGCGCAAGAAGAGGGCTTTGGCAATACCAAGATGGCATAATCCAAAGATGGATCCACCTTGCAGGACTAGAGTGCTCCGGCCGAATGCCTGTCTGGTATCATGAATAAAATCGAGTTTCATCTGATTCGTCAATACGCTCCCTCCACCTTGCGAGTTGGACATGAATGTAGTTGGCAGTGTGCTGATGTCATCCACAGTCTCCGCGACTTGTGATATGTACTCCTCAATCAGATATTTGGTCCCCGAGAAGGATCGATTGTACAGCTTAGGCACAGTGATGTTTCCTAAATTGCGGATGAGGCCGGATCGGAGAAGGTTGACTAATTGCTGAAACTGGCTCTCTTCACGAGCAACAGCCAAAGAATGCAAGCGTTCGGTGATGAGCCTCCAGTCGTAATATTTGGATGTAGGGTTGTTCCTCCTGCACCAAGAAAATGGTTAGCAAGGCCGTTCCTCAGTGCATCGGCATGGCCGGTGAAGCGCCGCGTTACCATAAGTCTAAACCAAGCAAGCTATCCAAATGGAGAGCTGCCTCTTCCCAATCCTCGAAGCTCTCTGCATTGCGCAACAGTTCCAGCCACAAATCCACAGGATGCCTGCCGGTATACCAGCTCACGAGCTTCTGTACCAGTGTCAGTAGGAGAACCATGAcgagccagccagccaggctCACGGCAAAGGAGCAACagacaacaaacaaaaatGTTTTGAAAGGAAGGAACGCGAAGCTTAAAACCAACCTTGATCCAGAACGTGCCAACATCCACAATCACTCTCCAGACAGCTAGGACAGCCCCCATGATGTGCCGAGGGTGACGAGATCACAGGCCATGCAGCCGATAGTAACACTTGGGCAATGTAGATCGGTGGGTCTGGTCGCCAGAgagtcttcaatgttgacgggTTGCTACTCTCAGACAGAGGCCTGCGTGATTGGAAACAGCATCTTAAGGCTGTGCGAGAGATGGCGAAGTGTGGTTGCCTTGTTTTGTCCAATTGATGCCGAGCGGCACATGCTGAGCCTGCAAGTCAAGGCTTGTTTCCGACTTGGGACGGTGAGCATGTGATTGATAGATGGGGTGTCATTGATGCCGGGGATGGGATGAACTTGCCTAAGCTTTCCCCAAGCTTCGGAGAAGGAGGCGCTAATAAAACAACCCCCCACCACCCGGAACCGCTTGATACTACGcacctaaaaaaaaaaaaaggtactATTACCACCACCACTACTAGTACTTACCTAgcaggtacctaggcagCTGCATGTACCTCTTCGTTAATTTCGGATCACGTCGAACATCGAAACGATACACTCGACTGACAACGGATGCGACAGGCCGGAAATCTTTGCTCCTGCGGCTGCGGCCCGGTCGATATCCTAGCTTAGTTATTGTCTTCTTGATCGGACCGAGAGTTCTTGCTTGTGTTTTGCGAGACAATGAGTCCATCGGCCGCATGACGGCGTCAACAGTCTACGCACATGTACCTTGGGAAATCTGCCTGGCTTCTCTCAAACTGCGTTGACACATCTAATATGTATGATGTGCTGCTTGGGTTCGCAGTTTTCTCTTCCAAAATCTTCAACGCCTTATAAGTGGTTATACAGGATAGATAATAAGTAGACTCCATGATAAATAGCCATTTCCACTTCCAAACCCCCTtactcatcctcatcctcgtctaTGATGTTTCGCCGCCTAGCTCTTGCAGAGGGCTCGCCAGGTTCGACCTCATCTCCTTCagcatcctcatcatcatctggATCCGCTGTCCTCTGCCGCTTGTTGCGAGGTCGTCgttcctcctcgtcatcatcatccaatatatcctcatcatcttcttctgctgcactgtccatttcttcctcatcacTTCCCACCAGAAAACCGTCATCCAAATCGTAGTCCTCACGGCGTCCAACACCCTGTGGGAGATCGTCGTCAGAGTCATACTCTGGCCGGCGCTTCTTCGGTTTCGTAGATCCTGGCATGCCTCGCTTGCGTCCAGATCCAAAGCCACGTCCACCTTCGAGGTCTCCAATCGATAGACCCCCGCGACCAGACCGTCCGAGTCCACCATCCATCTTCAACGCAGCGTTTTCGCGTCGACGCTGAGCCTTCATCCTCTCCTTTTCTGCCATTTCggcctgtttcttctgcaATTCAGGGTCTCTGGTGGTACGGATAATCATGTCACCGTCGTTCACCGACTTGCTGGCTTGTGCCATCCGCTCTGCCAATACCGACAGCGCGTCATCTCCCACTGCCTTATTGGGCCGCACGTTGAACTGCTCCGTCAAGTGACCAACAGTCAGTAGTAGATTGCTGCCGAGTTCTGCCGCTGCCGCGTAGTTGTGCCCATCGTTAAGCTCGTTGTATGGTTGGTCCATTCCCGGCGCGAGTGCCTTCTTTTGTATTTCGTAATGCTCGCCACCGACAGAGATGGTCACTGAGCCATCACTCCACCTGTAAATATTGGTGTTGCTCTGTAGATCTCCAGTGCTTGCATCTTTTCGGATACGAGCGACGTGTTTCGGTCTGTCGGATTTCGCATTGGCAAGATCAAAATCGCTTGGCTGGAAGGTTTCCGAAACGTATTCCTCGGGCATGAATTTGATGAATTTAGGGACTCTCATAACACGAAGCTGATTTGCACAGTCAGTCTAGGTTACAATTGATATCGCGTCATGAATAACTCAAGCCCTCTTACAATTCCGTCTTTGGGGTTTGGGATCTGATGGCGATACGTCTGTACCGCCATGACAACCCGATCTCGCGTCTCATGTGGCAGGCCATCCTCCCCATCATAATCTCGTCGCCTCGCATCGGGATCTTCATCAGGGTCCGAGGCTAGTTCGTCATCGTCCAGAACCCGCGGCGCTCTCGGCTCTTCGTCGCCCTCATCGCCAAAGAGGTCATCGCCGACGGTTTCGTCGAGACCATCGAGAGGGTCCTCAGAGTCAGACATGGTGTTAAGGGCTGCTTTTGCAAGCTACGAGTTGAAATTTGTGGTTCGTAGTCGATAGGAGCTGCACAACGTGGCCAAAAGTGGTTGAGCTTGCTGGAGGGCGAGATTTGAAGGTTGCGCAGAACTGTAAACGGCAGCCATCCGCAAGCGCGCAGCAGCGAGGTCAAAATTGCGCACGGGCCACATCGGGACTAGACCAGTCTCACGACTTGCACCTTTTAGCGACGTGGACCTCTTCCTCTAAAAGGCTCACTGCATGCAACAAAAATCAGGATTGATTATCTAGGTTGGAAAGATTCAATTCTTACAGGCTCCTTGGTCTGATTCGATGCATCCAATCATTGAAGAAGCTCTCTAACTGTAATGGCGTTCCCGCACACATTGCTGCTCCAACCTCTCACTGGAAGCAGCCGGAACTCCATCTGACTGGACAATAGACGCCAGATGTGTAGATGAACGTTTCAAATATTTTTGAGCATTGAGCCGTGAGCCGATGATGCCCCCGCGCTGCGGTCAATTCATTCGGAGGCGTTGTAGCTGCCAAACCAAACATGGGGCTCAGGCCGGGCATTCCTTGCTGGCTTCTTGTCACTTCAGCACTGTAGGTGAACTATTCGCCTCCGATCTCCAGTGCCTGTCGCAAGCTCTTGAAATATCGTCGCAACACCGGCTCCCAAACACGACAAGTATCGTTCCCAGACTGTTTGAGCAGAGCAAGCTTCTGGCGCGAGGCATTGGCGCGACGTGTGTCCAGACCGCGGCAGGGATCTGGATCTATCTGCGCCTCTCGAACGCACCTAAGCAAATTGACCAATCAGCACGCGGCACCCCACATTTGGCCGTCACCGTCTCGTAAAGGACCCCGTCCCCCTCTCTCGCACACCAGACGTGGACTCCTGATAGAATCCCTTTGCATACTAGGCATTTGTCCACGCCGCTTTTCTTGGGTGGTATCTGCTTCTTGCCTCACGCCGACGGTTGCTTTCATTCCTTCTCTTCCTACAGCCTTGTCCGCGTGTCCGCCGCCTCGCATAAGATCCCGTGACGGGAGCTTTCGGCCCCTCTGGCGTTTCCTTTGCATTGCCGCCCTCCATCTCAGTCCCCGCCTTTTCattcatcatgtccaaccTCTTCTCCGGGATGTAAGTAACTGTGCTATTTCCTCCGGTTgattttgttctttttgcTTTAATACATACCTCCTCTGCCGTCAGCCTCTCTGCTACAGAAGACAGAAAAGACAGAAGAGGCCCTCAAGCAAGAGCCGCCAGGAGCAAGCTGGATCATCCAAGGTCAAGCCCCATTCCTCTGAGCCTCTATCCAGCAGGTCCATCTCTACTCGTTCGATACCGGCAATTAGTCCAAGATGGAGGCTGTATACTTTATAATGCCACAGGGCCTGTGAAGTGGGATTCAAGAAGGCGGTCCAGACTCTCGATGCCTGTATCAGAGACACTCCCGAACAGCCACCGCCCGTTTGCCAATTACTTGCAGGCCGGCTGCGTTCCTCTCCCTATGAGTCAAGTGGTTCAAGATAAAACTGATTGGCAAGGTATAGCCTGGTAGACCAGGTTGGCGAGACGCTCCCTCCATTCAATACCGACAGCGTCTTGCCCGCCGCGCATCAGTTCTTGCGTGGGCCCCGGCGTCTAGATAACGAGATATGTTGCAAGATCTATTGCAGAGCCGTCCTGAAACCTGAAAGAGCCTTAATACGGCATACCTCAGAGGACATGGGTTCCTCAGGGTGTGCTCATTGTTCTCTGAAACACCATTGCGACAGCCATTAGTCGGCACAAAGCTTAAATTACTGCTAACTTTGGATTCTTAGCAACGCTCGATTTCGAGGCGCTTCAACGAAGCCGCCCGGCCAAAAGAGCCCATCTCCGTCGACAGGCGGCCCGCCTGTGCCAGCTGACACTGCTTCCCAGGGCAGTCAGTCCTCGACAAATCTTGCTCCCAAGGTTCCGCCTCTGCCAAATTCCCCATCCCTCGCCCAAACGATCGGAATGGACGCATCTAGTAGCGGAATGTCCAACGCCGAAGACATCATCAATAATTACCACCTTCCCCGCCCGCTACCTTTATGGCTTAACGCCCAGTATGTCAAGCATATTGTCAAAGGAAACTTTATGACGTTGAGTGCTCGACCAAAGACTGTGGAGCAAGGAGAATGGATCGCCCACCAAGGTATGCAAAACGTTCTGAGTGATGATGTTATAATCTTCCGGCCGGCTGACTGTCCGAGGTAGTTGTCGAGCATTATCGAAACCTGTGGAATTTTGTGCGCGTGGTTCATGAGAAAGAGGATGACGGCACAAGCATTTGCAACCCCACCACTTGCCCTCGCATGTCTGCTGGAGCGTGAGTGTCAACACGGTCAACACTTCACCAAGATGGAAACACTGACATGGTACACAGAAATCATTCCTTCACATGGCTGAATAACAGACGAGAGCCTGTAGAACTTCCCGCATACGAGTACATGACGTTGATGCAACGATGGATTTCGGGTAAAATTGACGACACCGCAATCTTTCCCACAGACCCTTCCGGTGTATCATACGCCCATAACCCCAGCATCACAACGACGCCTTTATCTCAACTTTCCAACCCCGGAGAGGCCGAATACATTGGGAAACGGTCGGGCTTCCCAGAGAAGTTTCTCGAAGTTTGCCAGATGATTTTCCGTCAAATGTTTCGTGTGTACGCCCACCTTTACTGGGCACATTTCACCGAGCCTTTCTATCACCTGAACCTTGAAAAACAACTCAATAGCTGTTTCTCTCACTTTATTCTGACAGCAACTGCGCTGGACATGCTTAAACCGCAGGAATTGGAGCCGATGCAAGCCCTGATCGACCTGTGGGCAGCAAATGGGACGTTCCCACCTGAGTCTAAGGCTTACGAGTATGCTAACTTGCGGGCTGGCGAACGACTCCTTCATCTTGCAGGTGCTCAGTAAAGCTGTATAGTCGTTTTTTCTTTCGGCGTATCGCATCTGTTTTGAGTTATTTACACAACTTCGGCTGCTGTCCTGGGAACAGCATTGCCTTGTATGCATGGGCGAATGGATACACAGGAAAACAGCATATGACGTTTTGCTCTGAGTTTGAGGGCGTGTCCACTGCAGGCCAGAGGAGTTGCGAAATGGAGTTCGATTCTCAGGATGGGTAGGCGAAGCATAAGTGAGCATGAGGAGGATAGAAACAATCAAGAAATGGCGGAGCGTAGTAGACGGAATGCATTTTGGAATCATGGAAAGGTGGATGAATAGAGTCTGCCTGTACTGGCAACAAAGTCATCACCTTTGTGCGAATCCTGTTCAATTGGACTTGAGTTTGCGTGATGCTTTGGGATGGCATTTGCAATGTATCTAGTACCACATATTccaatgccatcatcaagagtattaggtacctaagtaggtatCCAGAGCCATATCGTGATTCACCTCAACATCCATACCCTTCACAATCCCTACATATGTCAAGATCTCGATCAAAAAAATGCACCTGGAACCACCTTATCTACATATGCTGTGTCATCATATCCTCCGAACACATTTCGCTCGATGCCCAACGGCCCAACGCAGACCCCATCAGATGACTGTCCTCTTTTTAACCACCCCCCCTTCCTTTCCAAAAGAGGCGCGATCCAGACGCAGGGGCTATGCACTCACGTATCCTATCTATGCACCGTGGCCTGACCAAACCAGAGTACGACTTTCCCATGCTCCATGTGATGCGTGCCTGTTTCCCTCTCCACATGCCGTGCTTCAATGGTTTGCGTCGTGACACTGCAAAACCTATACTTTGCTGATTGCACTTTTGCGATTTGACAATTCAGAACTCGTTTTTGAGATGTCTCCTTCTGTTGGCACGATCTATTATAGGACTAGAACTGCCTTGGGTATCATGTGCGTCTCTCATCGCCACCGCTTGGACTAGGCCGCCGCCTTCGTCAAGCTATAAAAATAGATAGACAATGTACTCCCCACGGGAAACTGGATAGTTGATTTGATACTCGAACCCTGTGTTGATGCCGTGCTCACTGACCAGCCTCTGGGGACCACGAGACTGTCGATTCCATGGCTGGGTTCATGTCGCACACCCCCCTGTGGGaagctcttattttatttctcttTGGCCGATTCTCTTCTACTCCCTCTTTAAGCTTCTTCGCCCATCATTTCGCCCCTTGAAATAGAACGTGGATTTTATGCATTCATGtggaacaaggacaagggtcAGGTTAGGAAGGGCTTCTGCTGACCGCAACATATGGACGGTATGGAATGGGTAAAGATGACCGCCTCTTTGGACCAAAGTTTCTCCAAATGGGCCAGTAGGGGGGCAGTAGTTCCAAATATGGAATTCCGGTTGTTGGCAGCAGATGCATCTTGACTAATTatgattctttttttttccgcgGCGAGATTTTTAGTCCCTTAGCACTTGGCTTATCTGTTTCAGCATTTTGGTGCCGTTAGCTCTGGTACGATGGGGTTATACCAGGCAGACCGATATTTTCCGAAAACAGACATATTGTGGGATCTATGAGACACGGGCTGAGATGCGGCTTGCGttggattttttttcgtcCTGAAATCGTCATTGCTCTACATTGTACGTCGGCTCGGTAATATTTTCCTGGGGTTGGTTGGCTAGTTAGTTTGGATGCAGAGTGTGTGGTTCCGAAAGCAACTTTGCCCAGGATTATTGACGCATCGAAGCAGGAGTGTAGAAAGACATGATTGTATACTATGAACATAGAGAGGAAGCAGTGCTCCAGATTAATCTAAGTAAGCCGTACTGTGTGGGTTGCATTCACACCGCAGTAGCAGAGTCCCTCTTGTCTGTTACTACAACGGGCAACACTTCGTCGTCACACAGGCCAACCTGGGCAGCGGGTGTGTTCGGCCAACTTGCGAACCATGGAAGCTATGCCCGAGACATGTTGGCGACTATTTTCGAAAATGGTGGGCAGAGAGAGGACTGGCACCACCAAGCTTTTTTTTGAGACGAATGTGCCAAAGTTCAAGCAGGCTCCAGTTGCGGAACTTTGGCCGGGGAGATGGATGattggcagccatggtgacATGAGCATTACTGGCGCTTTATATAGGTAACGGCGCTTTGTCGGCCATGTCCTGTGCCTCTACGCCGGAACATGATCCGAACGGTGAGTAGTCGTCCGTTGTGCTCTGTCCCGACGTGACCATCAGTGACGATTGGCAGCGAGGCATCGCATCGCTCGTCGTAAGGGAGGGAGGCTCGGTGCCCAACTTCCCACGCTGATGGAGGAACTGAAAGCGAGAGCACGATCGACGAGCGGGAACGAGATGGGCAAAAACTGGAAACACACCGACTAACACCACGGTTTGAGATATGggcaccatggccgctcAATATGCGGCCATGAGGCACAGTGGAGCTGCTGATACCAGAACAGTTGTGTGGTTGGATCACGGCCTGGCGTGTGAGCGAGTGTCGACCAAACAAACCCAGCCCCCATCTAGAAAAAGGGCTGCCattagtactccgtacgagcCACCGACTGAggcgaaagaagaagaaatggtATCTGAGAGGCCGGGAGCGAGCCATTAAACGGACACTAGATTCAGCGGACGAGAAcgggtactccgtagaggcAAAGAGGATATTCCAAAGACTAGAGGGCAGGTTTGCGATTGCACGCAGAGAAGCTCGCTTGGCTGTCTTGACGGTCCATGAACGAGGGCATGCGAACAGACTAATTGGACCATCACGTCGCATTTTCTTTGAGGAGAGATGCAGTCGGTCaggtggtggaggtggtggtggtggtgatcGCTGTGGGTGTTGAGACATTTTGT
Proteins encoded:
- the MOB2_1 gene encoding CBK1 kinase activator protein MOB2, with amino-acid sequence MSNLFSGINARFRGASTKPPGQKSPSPSTGGPPVPADTASQGSQSSTNLAPKVPPLPNSPSLAQTIGMDASSSGMSNAEDIINNYHLPRPLPLWLNAQYVKHIVKGNFMTLSARPKTVEQGEWIAHQVVEHYRNLWNFVRVVHEKEDDGTSICNPTTCPRMSAGANHSFTWLNNRREPVELPAYEYMTLMQRWISGKIDDTAIFPTDPSGVSYAHNPSITTTPLSQLSNPGEAEYIGKRSGFPEKFLEVCQMIFRQMFRVYAHLYWAHFTEPFYHLNLEKQLNSCFSHFILTATALDMLKPQELEPMQALIDLWAANGTFPPESKAYEYANLRAGERLLHLAGAQ